The Pieris napi chromosome 20, ilPieNapi1.2, whole genome shotgun sequence genome segment GACAAAAAAGGTGAAGGAGAGGGCAAAAGTAAGGCTGAATTAAAGGCAGAGAGGAGAGCCAAACAAGAGGCCCAGAGGGCGGCCAAATTAGCACAAACACAGGAAAAAGAACAGAAACCAATTAATAAACCTAAAGCAGAACCAGAgaaacctaaagaggttgaTATTAAAAAGGTAATTTATAGAAGTTAAGTAACGAACTTTCCTTCTTGAATAAATTTTGtgggaatatttttatagaacaatttatgtatgtataacaaaattaaaactttttgagaTCATACTAAAAACTGATCTGTTTtagtgaaattaaattaaattgtaaaaatatttgtttacaactttcaattattatttcgaagtggtaatattatttttggaacCCATATGTGAAAATGGACTTATGACTTAAAGATTTGTGAAATTAGACGTATtactaaagaaaaaattaatgttattgcTTGGTTTAAAGTACTCAcctatctcttttcatcacagtggAAACACAATTTGATGGGAGACAAAAAGTTAAAACACTGActgtgtttataaataaatcgtttaaaaacattattttaaatatataaatatctattaatatctattttttttttaaaatagataaaaatttatgatttgaaaaatttattttaagtttaatttacatataaattttagtgttaattttattaaatttaaataatttcatagtaattaaaattaaaaatttaagaaattaagatttagtaatatttatatttaaataacaaattttgtgCCAGCAGTTGCggttatacaaaaatttaaataaattttattagtaaaaaataaaaataaataataataaattaaattaaaaaaaaaattattaagtgaaattttaattttaattaaatgtaaattaaaattatgaatttaaaaattttataaaaaactaggATTAGATaccctattataaaaaattaaaataaattactaaaatagtatataattatttattgaaacttaaataatttggcGGTATTTTAGTTCATTTAGAGGAATCTGTCTAGTAATTGATAATCCACGaataatcatatttaatttattattattaatttacaggAAAAGTCACCGAAACCAAAAACATTGGAGAAGCCGAAAAAGTCTCAAACAACACAGAAATGCAACTGGTTTCAACATCTTCACACTGTACATGACAAGGAGGCTCTCAAACAAGTTGCTATCAATTCTAAGTATGTATTATgagttttgccatgtatatcatttataataaaaataggggttgatcgtagagggatgaaaattaggggttgtatgtatttttttgctgtatcataaaaaaataaaacaataaaaatttatcaaaatataaataaaaaaattaggggtggacatTAACATTTAGAGAGATGaaaatagatgtccgattctcagacatgcccaatatgcacacaaaatttcatgagaatcggtggagccgtttcggaggagtttaaccacaaacaccgcgacacgagaattttatatattagatatcgcagcttaataagccgttcaattaacagcctagccttttaactagcGGCCCCAACCGCTCCATGACCTGGTGTTAGTCGCAAGGGATAAAACATAACTTGACCATTTTCGATATTTAGAAGAACCCTACTTTGGcgaatcttaaaaaaaaagaaagggtgcgtgtacttatgtatgcgcgtaagaagttatacttctttggcattattaataatagtttttgattgcatgcaaataattaattacaattaaataatcaaagactgaaaaaggagtcattataggcaataaagttcagtttacatttgaaaaattaaataaataaatattattattctcttacattaagtgaaacataaattctattattatgcgaatgttgtttttaaattatgtccaatgccgtagcatcttccgtgggcaacttcattctgttaattatgtgtcacggtgcgcgcgcatcttaaaatttcttttataaatgttttttttttaattattattttataaattaatatgttattattaattattatgttatattttttagtttacacCCGGCAGTGATAAAATTGGGGGTTCAGCTCGCATCGCGTGTTGTGACCGGATCCAATGCAAGGTGTATAGCACTGTTGGACGCACTTAAAAAGGTaggttttagtttaaatttttagtttcaagttaataaaaaaaaacatgtaatattatgacaagttatttttgtatttcacTAGATTGAATCAATTCAATGTATGTCGATTTTATTTACTAGTATCTGCCGTTTAGTTACTAACTTCGTttcttcttaatatatttttttacttagccatTTTTCCAATTCTTCTCTCCATAAATAccttcctcagagttcaaagaataaattaaaaaaatattactcaaatGTAATATGTGCTTAGCAAATTTATTCTAATAGAAACCACTGAAATTGtattgaattatataataagatttttctttatggctttggcacggtttgtgcagtagccagcgtcaagtataagatttttataattcgcacttgtaattttgccatcctcggcctagaacgtattgctacgttctaaaccttcacagtctcctttcttaggcagcatactcactgcttgccttagaaattcaaccgtgccctccatgtacggtttaggcactcgccgggtaccgcacaaccctcccaaaggccgagaacaaatttaaattaaattaaaacttgccctcgaaccgggaatcgaacccggtacccctcacctagctgccacttaataagaccgctaggctatgaggccccaggataagatttaaaaacgaGATTTATGACTCCCGATTGGTCAAAATACAAAGCATTTTTGACGTATGGGTGTCAGAAATTCTAAATTACAGCCATAGAGTGTGATAAATACTAGAGTCTGTACTGTAAAAGAATCGTGACAGTTATTGTTATATTCTACGCGTCATTTAATGAATtcacaataaatgtaaattttaggggcccctagcggtcttattaagtggcagctaggtgaggggtaccgggttcgattcccggttcgagggcaagttttaatttaatttaaatttattctcggtttgggagggttgtgcggtaccgggcgagtgcctaaaaccgtacatggaggacatggtcgaatttctaagacaaaaagcacaaattataaaaaatcttatacttgacgctggctaatgcacaaaccgtgccagagccatttaaaaaaaaaatgtaaatttttcatatCCAGTAATAAGATGATTGTGACTGTCACACTATATTGacgtaataatattgtaataaatagtgtgttgtctattaatttaaattttcctaTAAACAGATGGTCCGTGACTACATCCTTCCAGCCAAGACAGAGTTCGCTCGAGGCTTAGAAGCTCAATTAGCAGCGAGTTTAGCATTTCTATGGAAGATGAGAGCTCCTTCAGCCTCTCAAGTTAACGCTATCAAGCACTTTAGACACCAACTCACCCAATTACCGAACAATGTTGATGAGTTTGATGTaagtatataatgtatattatatttatttaatttcaattgaattgtaaaaatagaatatcTTGAATAATTAGAAAGGCAATGTTCGGTGGAGCTTACAGACTCCACTGTAAGGAAAAATAAAGTGTGgcaacattataaataatatgcaataagttaaacatatatatacagggtggtcaaaaagtcgtggatcaaacgcaaataggggatagatgaggtgatcagctgcaaaaaattgttctacgggaggtctctaagctcaacccctgcagagttataatttattttgcgtttttatatgaaaattgactttttttactaattcttattaaaactagaaaatatctacatcctgtatctttttcataatatccactagattggtactgatgagtccTTGCGTTAGACTTACCAttaatagttgtttattgagtgtattgaattaagttatacgatataaaaaaaatctcaaatcataactttttgtttacttcggaccccactgtgaaaaagaAATACTCTAACGAAAAGCGACCCTGTATAgctttggcgcatttaatagggattctgaaaaggtattattatGAGGTGCTCTAATATCGCACTTAATACACAAAATGTTGGTTATAACGTTGCGgtctgaaaatataaattttattttaggcAAAGAAGAAACTCCAAGAGGAAATAGACAGATATATCCGTGAACAAATCGATATGGCGGGTGAAGCTATTAGTATCGCTGTGAGGAATAAAATATCGAACGGTGATAATATCCTCACTTATGGGTGGTAAGTTAATTGTGCGATATTTTTATGACTTTAACTTAAAATGCGAGTGtggattgttattatttttttttaaataaataaaaacagtattCTGAATGGGTTTGACAAAAGGTTCttcatacaaatacaattgaGTACAAATAAACTACAGTAGAACTCCAATTATTCGAACTCCGACTATCCGAATCGCCGATTATCCGAAGTGCGCTATTATTAGCAAAACAGCTTACATTGACGGAgatgtttaaaaaacaatgatttttatttctaaacttgtacataagtacattttatttatatttaaaacatgtgAAAATTTCATGTTTCTttcatttaattcaataaaaaaatagtgcaATATCAAAACGTAGCTTTTATTCTCTCCaatggcaatttttttttttaaatccgaCTATCCGAATGGGTCCCGGTCCCCATTAATTCGAATAATTGGAGTTCTACtgtatttaattcaatatatcaattattactttatttatattttatccatAGTAGTTATGTTACGCATAATTCGTACACCCCATTGGTCTGAAGTTCGATTCCCAGCGAAGTATTCGACAACTACCtctgttctcacctctgggcgggagctccccagtacaagctccttccacttgaccgtattcaacgaagagcgattcgaatcgtcgacgactagtcactttccgtgcggcttgatctcttggcgttgcgtatagctgtggggtcactctgcatcttctacagCATTtgccatggagagtgttcagagaagttgttcggtctaatacctgcagctgagtttcatcatcggacgtcaaggcaaaatacaaaataccatccgtatcacctcgacgtcgttccataactgagcgtttttcaaagcagtttttgccgcgcaccaccactatgtggaaccagctgcccattgaagtatttcctaaccaattcgacttagggtccttcaagataagcgtaccaattcttgaaaagccggcaacgcacttgccttctggcagtgtgagtgtccatgggcggcggtatcacttaacatcagcttcctgcccgtttgcctcctattacataaaaataaattctataataatataaacgacAGTAATATGTGTGCTAGGCTGCACACTTAtgtcgatttaaaaaaaaaacagtggcgctacaaccctataCAGTATTGGCCACAGATTGCACTATTTGATCAATATGTATGAATATGATGTAGACTATAGAGTATGTGATCGGCTTTCTGTGCTTGACACCTGTCGTAGATTTTTGGATTTTAAGACATGATTCCTCAGTGTTTGCCTTCATCGTAGCAAGTTTTAATCGCACATAGAGCActccagtggcgtaacaatagggtggcagggctggcaaaatgccacgggcggAATGTGacgtctccaatacgcattgggctagcgtggggactacagaccattccctctcgcataagagaggaggcctatgacCATTAGTCGAACATATACCTACAGGCTACAACGTTTCgattttacacgctttatattagcttcaccagtatgtatgtatgtatgtaaccgactccttcggattcgattttgacccacttttaacggacagatttaattcaaactttgcgcacctgtcaaagatcgatgacaatgcaataatgcgaaaaaaaaatgaaaaaaatttaactaaaaaataaataatagtttaaaaaaactattactgCTCTgttcgagcaacccacgctttttcacaataataccagtattttttgttcattaccattttcagcctaaattaggaattatttttcactttttagtttgatgtgctttaaaagcatgttttttagtttttttaaactattatttatttactgatagggccccatcaaaagaatttaccacgggccccagatagtatagttacgccactggatAACTCCATTGTTGTACAGTGATTCAAACTCGGGCTTAGTGATTTAAGTCactagatatattatatattgtttacatattttagttCATCGTTAATCGAACGAATCCTAAGAGAAAGTCACGAAGCGGGGGTGCAATATCGTGCGGTCATTGTTGGGAATAGAGTGAGTCATTCAGCGCGAGAAATGCTTCGACGACTTGTATCTGCGGGTGTGGCCTGTACTTATGTCGATATCTCGGCGCTTAGCTATGTTATGAAGTCGGTATGTGggattttttaagaaattatttatttataaaaacactccTGCCCTAACAGGCGACCCTCAATTGACATGAGCACAAtaagtgaataaaatttacagacgaaacaaaattatataaaaaaaaattcaagaaattaactacataattactattagtctagtcgacaagttgaaaatggaacaaaatagagatactgctcttaaaattatgtgcgatagctcattggatccggaatgacgtctagaaaaatgtgctaaaagcgtgtattagcacataaaaaattgcaaaagttatagaccattaaagatgaaaaaaaaatggcatttagttttttgccaatatttaataaactattaataattattttaatagtaattcTGCTTTTCgtaacaacaacaacaaaaatgtaacatttattttgtcatattaatttgagttatttaaaataattgacctgaatttttattaatttgatgtTTATGGCAATTCAAATGTCTTAATACATTCTTTTGGGGTCtgtgtttataaaatagtacTAAATTTTCAAACGCAAAccattgttattttgtataaaaatatatgataagAGCCCATTACTTGAGATATATTATATCTCATTAACTCTTCGAAGCAAACTAGGGCTTTAGTGACAAAGATAAGATACCAAATAATATGACAGGTCGGTCTATGATTGATAATGAAccaattacttaaaatttcaGATTAACAAAGTCCTTTTAGGAGCTAACGCATTGCTGGTAAACGGTTCAGTCCTTGGTGCAGTGGGCACGCTTCAGGTGGCTTTAGTTGCGCGTGCGCACAACGTACCCGTTTTGGTGGCATGTGAGACGCACAAATTCTCAGATCGCGTGCAAACTGACGCATTTGTCGATAATGAAATTGGTATGttgacatatttattatttttacatacttatatataaattagacTTGCAACTAATAGTATATTCGGCAGTATACCGAATATTCGGCGAGGCCTCTGACCGAATATTAGGCAAAAGTATTCGGCTGGATTTTAGCGCCAAAAACTTGCACTTGTAAAAATGCAGAAAAGTTAGTCTTTCTGCACTATAACTTTCCCCTTCTAAATTTTgattatggtaggggagcccaagaggggatttcgggatttactaaagcgcggcagattaatatatagggggataccttgtacccggttaagtacctccacaaaatatgaggcccatatataaggccgcacgtgaaggagacaggatcagtttagtaaaaaaaaattgaccatcagaaattcccgagcgcgtcagattaaggtagggtgagttaattacatcctaaaaagtgtatattccactaatctgacaatttgagagtgacggaaaaaaaggggagggcaacaaagttgtaaaaaaaaaacgtcatctcgacattctcgagcgtagctaattttttttttattttgaaggaaataattcaagaataatgaaaaatatataatctgacgatttccgcaagccgaaataacaaaaattcgtcgataaagttaaatgcgtgcagctgcgtgatgcctacatttccttaaaccgatcggaatctactaaacggcgttctaaatatttccctcaaaattacatttcctgtgaatttgaaccgattcggaccgatagattttgagaaattttgaaaaatcttaaaaaaataagaaatatttttttttaaagtggtttctttatcgatcaacttcaaaaactaatccgcctttgagcttgaaaaaccacgtcgatcgccaccaagctggtcaaaagcggttgattcgttcgagagatatcgtacacgaaagaaacccgaaaaagtgttttttcgggattactccgaaatttgtggctcgatcaattaaaattgcaaaattacttatgaggatgataaaactgcgtcgaatgccgccaaccgcgtgaaaattgcttgatccattcaaaagttattgcggtttgaaaattccaaaaatagtgttctatgaaacttctatcagactttcgagctgggagagctcaaatgcatagaaatgttatttctttgaactcagcgagcttaaaatatcaattttaagcgcccaggaatggaattagcgggaagttgcagggatggccctttaggtgaaccgtttttctattttttttttgtcagatcaggcgaatccctctagataatcgtcagattatgagacagtacgtttagaacataaagatgaaccacatatatcttaatctgacgcgcttgagtatttcaaaattgcgatttttttttgcaaattaagaaaatggctgtgggtttgcgtcccatcgaaatcgtcagattagtgaatgagagcttttttttggtgcacttaacactcccttagaaaatctgacgcgctcgataaattttttttttttttaattttcaacccttaaatacaaccacccgcatcatgcaaacgatcagattaacatacgtacattattaaaaatacgtagggcatagatgctatcaatatctgacgcgctcgaggatgtccatgcaacagtttttttttacatatttaactatctatagccgcttcccccaccgatgaaaaggaatttatcatataacatttttttcttctttttatctaagctttgcatcccaataggtctctacgacgctcgagtaaatccccatttagcatcgtgggctcccctaccattatgaaaataattcaaatgcatagaaaaattcttaacttgtttaatacagaaaatgattaaattatttacctgTTTTATATACCAATgactacttaataaataattataaaaaaaatgagaacCTTATCCTTCTAAATTTTGATTACCacaataattcaaatacataGAATGCTCCATTTTTCTAATTCAGAAGATGATTATCTACCTGTCTTATGTACCAATGACTACTAAAATGATTATAACAGAAatgaaaatatgaatatatatgtaatcaatcgattttatttttcgttttaCGAATTATTTCTCtatgacaaaatatattatttaagtatttggTATTCGGccgaatataataaaagcagCCGAATAGGCCGAATACCGAATAGTAACCGAATACCGAATAGTAACCGAATATTTGTTGCAAgtctaatataaatgttttaaagttataatgaaaaagaatttgattttatgctgaattattttaataaccacAGGTGACGCTGATGCACTAATTGACAAGTCAGACGAGAACTCCCCTCTAAAGGACTGGCGTTCAAATCCCAACTTAAATCTTCTGAACTTGACGTATGACGTCACTCCAGCTAGCCTCGTTACTGCAGTGGTCACTGAATTGGCAATATTACCTTGTACAAGTGCACCAGTCATTCTTAGATTTAAAACTTCTGAATATGgaatgtaattttatgttatgtaaataaatttaattaaatttctaataaatgtactataatttgaagttttaataattaattgttatatctAGAAGTAGGAAAgccttaaataattaacactaaaaatatgattaaaacacTCTTACTtttctgtatttattatataataaaaatttaattatgctTTTGTATTAGAATTGATAATACCCAATTGAACACGAAATTatacttcaataaattatgaaatcaCACTAATACAAGCagtatattagatataatcaATTCAAAATACAGAAATTAGTCCTTATGGGCATGTTCTGGCTTATGAATAGAAAAGTCTAatcttacataaataataacacaaaGGAATAGAGCATATAGTGAACCAACTACTATTAATGGTTCCCTCAACATAATGATTGTTGGGAATGTGTACCGTAGTTGAAAATCTTGAATATGATtttcaacaatatttttcttggTAAATGAAATCACTGGACGTCCTTGAGTATCCAAATAAGTGTAGTGTAAAGTATCAGGAAGTTTTGTTATTGAATAGGGAAagttaattttgatattatgAACTCCTTCTGGTAAAATCACCTTGGTAACTAATTCATCAACTTGCATGTCATCTACAATGTGATCAATTACACGCATCTTTAAGAGATATTCATTTCCAGAGTGGTAAACATATTCATAGCTTGGGACATTGTAACCTAGAGTGTAGTGAGTCTTCCATCCTCCGAATAGAGGGTATCGAGGTCTTAAATCCAATTCTACTGAATCCTTTTTAACCTTCATGTTGGATGTAGAGATGTTGCCATTAGTATCCCGATAATATACATCAGCAGCAGAAGCAGGCAATAATGTTTTGTATGAGCGGACACTAGCAGGGCCACTGTGGTGATCCTGTTGATAGTGGTAGCGAGAGAATGGTCCACTTAACTTAGCACCTGTGTGCTCAATTTCAATCTTTTCTTCTACTGCTATATTGCCCCAGTGTGATACTTCAATAAGACGCTCAACGCGAGTGACAGTTAAGAATGGAGAGTTGTTCTTGAAATGTACACTCAATTCCTTTTCAGTGAATGGTCCAATATTGGAATAAGTCCCAAATATAAGTGTACCATCCAGCTGGCTGAATGGTTTTACTTTCGTAAAGGATTCTACACTCTTTGtattcaaaattacatttgttttCTGTGATATGACATAGTAAGGAGAAAAGAAATATAGGTTACCATTAAACTTGACCAATTGGTCTTCCTGCTGAGTGATGGCGGTAGGGTATGGTTGCAGGGCTTTAGTGAAAACGGATTCCGCAGTAAGAACTGATGAAGAACCTGCATTAATAGCATCTTTCAGCTCGACACGATAAAACTTGACATAGTCATAACCCTTTACTGTTGTTTCTATTAAGCGTAGATCTTTGTTGTGGCTATCCTTAACTCCGAGGAATGATATGTGGTCTTTTAGAACATTTTCTATAGCCAATAAGAAACTTTTTATTGGTGCTTTGCCTGAGTTCTCCAAAGTTATTTTAGATGTTGTT includes the following:
- the LOC125059613 gene encoding translation initiation factor eIF-2B subunit delta, whose protein sequence is MDTMEVHSDRLTTSQRRRLRRKTLKNIKNPTKTEQYIEKANLPEIEQGCTINKSSLNLNNLSLKGDTLFEKLNNCVQSCKEDRNNIKMDTKSDVDSIQKARDEVKAAREAKKLAKQAKKKGLSDTKTTEVHVDSKVSNKTIENTTEHEKTVGKSSIDEVDRAEIGSMQDTLQLLNLLKSKLKSASPNDQDIGNVPVGENLTVNDVVNTLKDIVNVAKDVENVTAIIQSMNVQKSGNEKVESNINTPVLKEKKPQIEEKPDIKGKDDKKGEGEGKSKAELKAERRAKQEAQRAAKLAQTQEKEQKPINKPKAEPEKPKEVDIKKEKSPKPKTLEKPKKSQTTQKCNWFQHLHTVHDKEALKQVAINSNLHPAVIKLGVQLASRVVTGSNARCIALLDALKKMVRDYILPAKTEFARGLEAQLAASLAFLWKMRAPSASQVNAIKHFRHQLTQLPNNVDEFDAKKKLQEEIDRYIREQIDMAGEAISIAVRNKISNGDNILTYGCSSLIERILRESHEAGVQYRAVIVGNRVSHSAREMLRRLVSAGVACTYVDISALSYVMKSINKVLLGANALLVNGSVLGAVGTLQVALVARAHNVPVLVACETHKFSDRVQTDAFVDNEIGDADALIDKSDENSPLKDWRSNPNLNLLNLTYDVTPASLVTAVVTELAILPCTSAPVILRFKTSEYGM
- the LOC125059650 gene encoding dolichyl-diphosphooligosaccharide--protein glycosyltransferase subunit 1, coding for MIVKMSSEIPARNKMRICVVFLLFIFTICGSTNVDTVSSDIKIKNVDRIIDCSSQLVKTTSKITLENSGKAPIKSFLLAIENVLKDHISFLGVKDSHNKDLRLIETTVKGYDYVKFYRVELKDAINAGSSSVLTAESVFTKALQPYPTAITQQEDQLVKFNGNLYFFSPYYVISQKTNVILNTKSVESFTKVKPFSQLDGTLIFGTYSNIGPFTEKELSVHFKNNSPFLTVTRVERLIEVSHWGNIAVEEKIEIEHTGAKLSGPFSRYHYQQDHHSGPASVRSYKTLLPASAADVYYRDTNGNISTSNMKVKKDSVELDLRPRYPLFGGWKTHYTLGYNVPSYEYVYHSGNEYLLKMRVIDHIVDDMQVDELVTKVILPEGVHNIKINFPYSITKLPDTLHYTYLDTQGRPVISFTKKNIVENHIQDFQLRYTFPTIIMLREPLIVVGSLYALFLCVIIYVRLDFSIHKPEHAHKD